One stretch of Nomascus leucogenys isolate Asia chromosome 9, Asia_NLE_v1, whole genome shotgun sequence DNA includes these proteins:
- the MUC7 gene encoding mucin-7, whose amino-acid sequence MKTLPLFVCICALSACFSFSEGQERDHELRHRRHHHQSAQSHFELPHHPGLLVHQKPLIKKSYKCLHKRCRPKLPPSPNNSHKFPNPHQPPKHPDQNGSVVNPTIVATTQIPSVTSPSASTKITTLPNVTFPPQNATTISSRENVNTSSSVATLTPVNSPAPQDTTAAPPTPSTTTPAPPSSSAPQETTAAPPTPSATTPAPPSSPAPQETTAAPITTPNSSPTTLAPDTSETSAAPTHQTTTSVTTQTTTTKQPTSAPGQNKISQFILYMKNLLNRIFEDILEQ is encoded by the coding sequence tTCAGTGAAGGTCAAGAAAGGGATCACGAACTACGTCACAGAAGGCATCATCACCAATCAGCCCAATCTCACTTTGAATTACCACATCATCCTGGACTGCTGGTTCACCAGAAGCCGCTCATTAAAAAGTCCTATAAATGTCTACACAAACGCTGTAGGCCTAAGCTTCCACCTTCACCTAATAACTCCCACAAATTCCCAAATCCTCACCAGCCACCTAAACATCCAGATCAAAATGGCAGTGTGGTCAACCCTACCATAGTGGCTACAACCCAAATTCCATCTGTGACTTCCCCATCAGCTTCCACCAAAATTACTACCCTTCCAAATGTGACTTTTCCTCCTCAGAATGCTACCACCATATCTTCAAGAGAAAATGTTAACACAAGCTCTTCTGTAGCTACATTAACACCAGTGAATTCCCCAGCTCCACAAGACACCACAGCTGCCCCACCCACACCTTCTACAACTACACCAGCTCCACCATCTTCCTCAGCTCCACAAGAGACCACAGCTGCCCCACCCACACCTTCTGCAACTACACCAGCTCCACCATCTTCCCCAGCTCCACAAGAGACCACAGCTGCCCCAATTACCACACCTAATTCTTCCCCAACTACTCTTGCACCTGACACTTCTGAAACTTCAGCTGCACCCACACACCAAACTACTACTTCAGTCACTACTCAAACTACTACTACTAAACAACCAACTTCAGCTCCTGgccaaaataaaatttctcaatttattttatatatgaagaatCTACTAAACAGAATTTTTGAAGACATACTGGAGCAATAG